In a single window of the Phocoena phocoena chromosome 14, mPhoPho1.1, whole genome shotgun sequence genome:
- the MCFD2 gene encoding multiple coagulation factor deficiency protein 2, with amino-acid sequence MRSLQLLRTPFLCALLWAFCALGARAEEPGASFSHPGSVGLDKSTVHDQEHIMEHLEGVVNKPEAEMSPQELQLHYFKMHDYDGNNLLDGLELSTAITHVHKEEGNEQTPMNEDELINLIDGVLRDDDKNNDGYIDYAEFAKSLQ; translated from the exons ATGAGATCTCTGCAGCTACTCAGAACCCCCTTCCTGTGCGCCCTGCTCTGGGCCTTTTGTGCCCTGGGTGCCAGGGCCGAGGAGCCCGGGGCCAGCTTCTCCCATCCCGGCAGCGTGGGCCTGGATAAGAGCACAGTGCATGACCAAGA GCATATCATGGAGCATCTAGAAGGTGTCGTCAACAAACCAGAGGCAGAGATGTCCCCACAAGAACTGCAGCTCCATTATTTCAAAATGCATGATTATGACGGCAATAATTTGCTTGACGGCCTAGAACTCTCCACAGCCATCACTCATGTCCATAAGGAG GAAGGGAATGAACAGACACCAATGAACGAAGATGAACTGATCAACTTAATAGATGGTGTTTTGAGAGACGATGACAAGAACAATGACGGATACATTGACTATGCCGAGTTCGCAAAATCACTGCAGTAG